A part of Oncorhynchus clarkii lewisi isolate Uvic-CL-2024 chromosome 17, UVic_Ocla_1.0, whole genome shotgun sequence genomic DNA contains:
- the LOC139370678 gene encoding phosphoenolpyruvate carboxykinase, cytosolic [GTP]: MPPQLQSQNKAGVRVVQGDLCALSPAVKEFVETNINLCQPESLHICDGSEEENHTILAKLEEQGMIKKLTKYENCWLARTDPRDVARVESKTVIVTQEQRDTVPSPRVGGISQLGRWMSQEELDKAMDLRFPGCMKGCTMYVIPYSMGPVGSPLSKIGVELTDSPYVVASMRVMTRMGKAVLTALGNRDFVRCLHSVGCPLPLKKPLVNNWPCNPELTLIAHIPDRRTIVSFGSGYGGNSLLGKKCFALRIASRIAMEEGWLAEHMLILGITNPAGQKKYIAAAFPSACGKTNLAMLSPTLPGWKVECVGDDIAWMKFDDEGNLRAINPENGFFGVAPGTSAKTNPNAMETICKNTVFTNVAETSDGGVYWEGMDQELPEGVTVTSWKNKPWTSQDGEPCAHPNSRFCTPANQCPIIDPQWESPEGVPIEAIIFGGRRPEGVPLVYEAFSWQHGVFVGASMRSEATAAAEHQGKLIMNDPFAMRPFFGYNFGRYLSHWLSMAGRPNAKLPKIFHVNWFRKSQSGSFLWPGFGDNIRVLEWMFRRLDGEAGAMPSAVGYLPCKGSLNLEGLGENQVNLEELFSLSKDFWQKEVEDIRAYFDIQVNDDLPNEVAKQLECLEHRVRQM, from the exons ATGCCTCCTCAGCTGCAGTCCCAGAACAAGGCAGGCGTCCGGGTTGTCCAGGGGGACCTGTGTGCACTGAGCCCGGCCGTCAAGGAGTTTGTAGAGACTAACATCAACCTGTGTCAGCCCGAATCACTGCACATCTGTGACGGCTCTGAAGAGGAGAACCACACCATCCTGGCCAAACTGGAGGAGCAGGGCATGATCAAGAAGCTGACCAAATATGAGAACTG CTGGCTGGCCCGGACAGACCCCAGAGACGTGGCCCGCGTGGAGAGCAAGACGGTCATCGTGACCCAGGAGCAGAGGGACACGGTTCCGTCTCCACGAGTAGGTGGCATCAGCCAGCTTGGGCGCTGGATGTCTCAGGAGGAGTTGGACAAGGCTATGGACCTGCGCTTCCCAGGCTGCATGAAAG GTTGTACTATGTACGTGATCCCCTACAGCATGGGGCCTGTGGGCTCCCCCCTGTCTAAGATCGGAGTGGAGCTGACTGACTCACCTTATGTGGTGGCCAGTATGAGGGTGATGACCCGCATGGGCAAGGCTGTGCTGACCGCACTGGGAAACAGAGACTTTGTGCGCTGCCTTCACTCTGTGGGCTGCCCCCTGCCACTCAAAA agccccTGGTCAATAACTGGCCATGCAACCCTGAGCTCACCCTGATCGCCCACATTCCTGACCGCAGAACAATTGTGTCCTTTGGCAGTGGCTACGGAGGGAACTCCCTGTTGGGAAAGAAATGCTTTGCACTCCGCATTGCCTCCCGCATCGCCATGGAGGAGGGCTGGCTGGCCGAACACATGCTG ATCCTGGGCATTACTAACCCTGCTGGTCAAAAGAAGTATATTGCAGCTGCGTTCCCCAGTGCCTGTGGCAAAACCAACCTGGCCATGCTCAGTCCCACACTCCCCGGCTGGAAGGTGGAGTGTGTTGGGGACGACATCGCCTGGATGAAGTTCGATGACGAAGGCAACCTGAGAGCCATTAACCCAGAGAACGGCTTCTTTGGTGTGGCACCTGGAACCTCAGCAAAGACCAACCCCAACGCCATGGAAACCATTTGCAAGAACACCGTCTTCACCAATGTGGCTGAGACTAGCGATGGTGGTGTCTACTGGGAGGGCATGGACCAGGAACTCCCTGAGGGAGTCACGGTGACCTCCTGGAAGAACAAACCCTGGACATCCCAGGATG GAGAGCCCTGCGCACATCCCAACTCCCGCTTCTGCACTCCAGCTAATCAGTGTCCCATCATTGACCCCCAGTGGGAGTCCCCTGAGGGTGTCCCAATTGAAGCAATCATCTTTGGGGGACGTAGACCTGAAGGTGTCCCCCTGGTTTACGAGGCCTTTAGCTGGCAACACGGCGTGTTTGTTGGAGCTTCCATGAGATCAGAAGCCACAGCTGCCGCAGAGCACCAAG GCAAGTTGATCATGAATGACCCCTTCGCCATGCGGCCCTTCTTCGGCTACAACTTTGGCCGTTACCTGTCCCACTGGCTGAGCATGGCCGGGCGGCCCAACGCCAAGCTGCCGAAGATCTTTCACGTCAACTGGTTCCGCAAGAGCCAGTCCGGCAGCTTCCTGTGGCCTGGCTTCGGGGACAACATCCGCGTGCTGGAGTGGATGTTCCGCAGGTTGGATGGAGAAGCCGGGGCCATGCCCTCTGCCGTGGGCTACCTGCCCTGCAAGGGCTCCCTGAACCTGGAGGGCCTGGGGGAGAACCAGGTGAACCTGGAGGAGCTGTTTAGTCTGTCTAAGGACTTCTGGCAAAAGGAGGTGGAGGATATCAGGGCCTACTTTGACATCCAGGTTAATGATGATCTTCCCAATGAGGTGGCCAAGCAGCTAGAGTGTCTTGAGCACAGGGTGAGGCAGAtgtag